The proteins below are encoded in one region of Syntrophotalea carbinolica DSM 2380:
- a CDS encoding efflux transporter outer membrane subunit, protein MRSFWGIAFLLVLVGCSVHRPVPVELPVPVPDRYLESTAAPGEPVAQPWWHIFEDPALDRLMLQAFGANLELDQVLARWQQAEAAVRSVESARRPSLGLDGQAGRQRQMTFLGPVTADHYSLSVVAGFELDVWRKLASRSEAARREQAAAAADVEAICLSLSARLADLYYTAVEQRAQHALLENTIVSYLDILERVERRYRAGIAPALEVYQARQNLAAARARLPQVEARLAAAEHGLAVLLGRYPQGGLAGQLAVLPAPAKNYPLGVPSQLLNRRPDVKAALLRVKSADNRVAEAIAERFPAFNLAGGYGGGADTPRQVFASPNIFWNLLVNLTQPILDGGRRRAEVDRRQALFKELLASYQTRVLEAFREVEDALAAERASREQVAQLQARRASTSAALRLATDRYTLGVSEYLQVLTAQVLHLETESGLLSARRQQVADRISLARALGGHWMLQQCRQSRNDSVIFPTEDSDHDK, encoded by the coding sequence ATGAGAAGTTTTTGGGGTATTGCCTTTCTGTTGGTGTTGGTCGGGTGTTCCGTACATCGTCCCGTTCCTGTGGAACTTCCGGTGCCGGTTCCGGATCGTTATCTCGAATCAACGGCCGCACCTGGCGAACCGGTTGCGCAACCCTGGTGGCATATTTTCGAGGATCCCGCCCTTGATCGCCTGATGCTGCAGGCTTTCGGCGCCAATCTTGAGCTGGATCAGGTTCTTGCCCGTTGGCAGCAGGCCGAGGCGGCGGTGCGGTCGGTCGAGTCGGCCCGCCGGCCGAGTTTAGGTTTGGATGGGCAGGCGGGGCGTCAGCGACAGATGACCTTTTTGGGGCCCGTTACGGCAGATCATTACAGTTTGTCGGTGGTGGCGGGTTTTGAACTCGACGTGTGGCGTAAGCTGGCATCCCGATCCGAAGCGGCCAGGCGCGAACAAGCGGCGGCCGCAGCCGATGTGGAAGCGATTTGTCTGTCTTTGTCGGCGCGGTTGGCGGATCTTTATTACACGGCAGTCGAGCAGCGCGCCCAGCACGCTTTGCTCGAAAACACCATTGTTTCCTACCTCGATATCCTTGAACGCGTGGAGCGGCGTTATCGCGCCGGTATCGCGCCGGCCCTGGAGGTCTATCAGGCACGCCAGAATCTGGCCGCAGCCCGTGCGCGCCTGCCCCAGGTGGAGGCCCGACTGGCCGCTGCCGAACATGGCTTGGCCGTGTTGTTGGGGCGCTACCCCCAAGGTGGCCTTGCCGGGCAACTGGCTGTTTTGCCCGCTCCGGCAAAGAATTATCCCCTGGGGGTGCCTTCGCAGTTGTTGAACCGCAGACCCGATGTCAAAGCCGCCTTGTTGCGGGTCAAGTCTGCCGACAATCGGGTAGCGGAGGCTATTGCCGAACGTTTTCCCGCTTTCAACCTGGCGGGTGGCTACGGTGGCGGTGCCGATACGCCGCGACAGGTATTCGCTTCGCCGAATATTTTCTGGAATCTGCTGGTCAATCTCACCCAACCTATCCTGGACGGCGGTCGTCGTCGTGCGGAAGTCGACCGCAGGCAGGCGCTGTTCAAGGAATTGCTGGCCAGCTATCAGACACGTGTGCTCGAGGCCTTTCGCGAGGTCGAGGATGCGCTGGCCGCAGAACGCGCAAGCCGGGAACAGGTTGCCCAACTGCAGGCACGCAGAGCATCGACCTCGGCCGCTCTGCGTCTGGCGACAGACCGCTATACGTTGGGGGTTTCTGAGTATCTGCAGGTGCTTACGGCCCAGGTTCTTCATCTGGAAACGGAAAGCGGCCTGCTTTCGGCCCGCCGTCAACAGGTCGCCGATCGCATTTCGCTTGCACGTGCCCTTGGCGGTCACTGGATGCTGCAACAGTGCCGGCAATCCCGTAACGATTCGGTAATTTTCCCGACTGAGGATAGTGATCATGACAAGTAA
- a CDS encoding efflux RND transporter periplasmic adaptor subunit: MTSKSWIRIAAPVVILLAGALVMALLIHLRKAPPREPRQDRGTLVDVMVVRSQNVTIQVAATGTVQPRREARITPQVGGKVVWMDPRFIAGGFFAEGEELFRIEAIDYQLALEQAQANHSRAELDLATVTSQARIARQEWQRLVSERDQPPNPLVVYEPQMKNARAALAASAAGVRKARLDLARTVVRAPFNCLVRNEQVDIGQYLSAGVTVGQVFGTDQTEIVVPLPLEELGWLQVPRSGGLPGSRAHVGLSAGGRHFNWQGRVVRSLGEVDARGRMARLVVAVDDPYSLQRQRADDRPPLSPGLFVDLRLEGRSLEGVVAVPREALHEGDTVWLAGDDDLLHLRKVEVVRRERQRVLVAEGLEDGDRVVLTLLSGIAEGLKLRIAPSRVEP, from the coding sequence ATGACAAGTAAATCCTGGATACGTATCGCTGCGCCTGTTGTCATTTTGCTGGCCGGCGCGCTCGTCATGGCCCTGTTGATACATCTGCGCAAGGCGCCGCCGCGTGAGCCCAGACAAGACCGGGGCACACTGGTCGATGTGATGGTTGTGAGGTCGCAGAATGTCACGATTCAGGTGGCGGCAACCGGTACCGTACAACCCCGTCGCGAGGCTCGTATCACTCCTCAGGTCGGTGGCAAGGTGGTCTGGATGGATCCGCGTTTTATTGCCGGCGGATTTTTTGCCGAAGGCGAGGAACTGTTTCGAATCGAGGCCATCGACTATCAGTTGGCCCTGGAACAGGCCCAGGCGAATCATTCCCGCGCCGAACTGGATTTGGCCACCGTTACCAGCCAGGCCCGCATTGCCCGTCAGGAATGGCAGCGTCTGGTGTCGGAGCGGGATCAGCCACCCAACCCCCTGGTGGTCTATGAGCCGCAGATGAAGAATGCCCGTGCCGCGCTGGCTGCATCCGCAGCCGGGGTGCGCAAGGCCCGGCTCGACCTGGCCCGCACCGTGGTGCGCGCCCCGTTTAACTGCCTGGTGCGTAACGAGCAGGTCGATATCGGCCAGTATCTGAGCGCCGGTGTGACGGTGGGGCAGGTATTCGGCACGGATCAGACGGAGATTGTGGTTCCCCTGCCTCTGGAGGAGTTGGGCTGGTTGCAGGTGCCGCGTTCCGGTGGATTGCCCGGCTCCAGGGCCCATGTCGGCCTATCCGCAGGAGGCCGCCACTTTAACTGGCAGGGCCGGGTGGTGCGTTCCCTCGGCGAGGTCGATGCACGGGGGCGCATGGCCCGTCTGGTGGTGGCGGTGGACGACCCCTATTCTCTGCAACGTCAAAGGGCGGATGACAGGCCGCCTTTGAGCCCCGGCCTGTTTGTGGATCTGCGTCTCGAAGGGCGTTCGCTCGAGGGGGTGGTGGCGGTGCCCCGCGAGGCGCTGCATGAAGGCGATACGGTGTGGCTGGCCGGCGACGATGATCTGTTGCATTTGCGTAAGGTCGAAGTGGTGCGCCGCGAGCGACAGCGGGTGTTGGTTGCCGAGGGCCTTGAAGATGGCGACAGGGTGGTTCTGACGTTACTCAGCGGTATCGCCGAAGGGCTCAAATTGCGCATCGCGCCATCCAGGGTAGAGCCATGA